The nucleotide sequence atggagtgtggaaagtgcttcggTCACAGAGGAAACCTTAATGTACAtctacaaactcacacaggagagaaaccttttaaatgcgtggattgtggaaagagcttcaccaaTAGTGGAATGCTTAGAAGACACCAGCAAACTCACATGGGAAAAACCGTATAAATGTTTGTTTGGTTGCAGAATAAACCCAGGCATATCTGGAGGATATGGACCATTTGGACTGCATTTGTTCCCGTTGGGTTTCAGGCACTGCCATCAGACTGAGACCACCTTATATTCCAGCATGACagtgacccaaaacacacagccaagACAAGAAATGAGTGGCTcaggaagaagcacattaaggtcctggagtggcctagccagtctccagaccttaatcccatcgaaaatctgtggagggagctgaaggtttgagtagctacacatcagctttgaaatcttactgacttggagaggatctgcaaggaggagtgggacaaaatacctcctgagatgtgtgcaaacctggtggccacctacaagaaatgtctgacctctgtaattgccaacaagggttttgccaccaagtactaagtcatcttttgctaaacatacccagctccctaagccgttcctcataaggcatcgtttccaggcctctgaccattttggttgccctcttctggacacgttccagcttgtcagtatccttcttgaactgtggtgcccagaactggacacagtattccaggtgaggtctgaccagagcagaatatagtggtactattacctccctttatctagacgctatactcctattgatgcagcccagaattgcattggcttttttagctgctgcatcacactgttgactcatgtcaggtttgtggtccaccaagactcctagatccttttcacatgtactgctctcaagccaggtgtcacccatcctgtatttgtgcctttcaatttttttgcccaagtgtagtactttgcatttctccctgttaaaattcatcttgtttgctctggcccagttctctaatctgttaaggtcattttgaagtgtgatcctgtcctctggggtattagccacccctcctaatttggtgtcatctgcaaacttgatcaggatgccctcaagcccatcatccaagtcattgatgaagatgttgaataaaccaaatagaaaattcttccagtagcagcttagagaccaactgagtttgttcttggtatgagctttcgtgtgcatgcacacttcttcagatacactgaaacagaagtcaccagatccttaaatatagtgagggagtggggaagggtattactcagaagggtggtggaatgggtgatcagctgacaggtgtggaaaacctgttgaccactcttaagggctgcaattagtcttgcagggaaaggcaaggggtgagatggctaaagatggctttgttatgtataatgagataagaatccaatgtctttgttcaaaccaggtttttccatggttttaagtttggtgattacagtggtgccccgctagacgaaaataattcgttctgcgaaaattttcgtctagcgggtttttcgtcttgcgtagcggcaatgacagccgcgctccgcaaaacggggaaaaaaaaaaagacgaaaattttcgtcttgcgaggcagccccatagactttttcgtcttgcggggcagtcttccgctagacgaatgccttcgtctagcgagtttttcgtcttgcgaggcattcgtctagcggggtaccactgtaggttgcaattcagccacttctctttccagtctatttctgaaatttctttgtattaagacagctactgtGAGAtcttatagaatgtcctgggagattgaagtgttctcctactgggtttctctgtcttgtgattcctgatatcagatttatgtccatttattctttggcgtagggtttggcctgtttgtccaatatagagagctgaagggcactgttggcatttgattgcatacacaatgttggaagatgagcaattaataGTCCtggatggtatgtttgatgttgttgggaccagtaatggtgttgtccgggtttatgtggcagcaaagttggcatctgggtttattgcaggctctggtaccagtgtccatgttgagtcctgttgttgtattattgtgggtgaggagctgtttgagattgggtggctgtctgtaggcgatgaagggtcttcctcccagagcttgagaaagagaactgtcattgtctaggagaggttgtagatctctgatgatgcgttgtactgttttaatttgggagttgtatgtgattactagtggtgttctgttattttcttttttaggtctgtcttgcagcaagttctctctgggtatcagtctggctctgttgatctgttgtttaacttcatcaggtggatattttagttctaaaaaggttgctgtagatctcttaggtgagagtctctgtctgtagagtggaacagatgcggctgtacgtagggcctggctatatacaatagattgtttggtatgtttgggatggtagctagaagcatgtagatatgtttgttggtcagttggcttacggtataaggtggtgtctatgtgtccatcctgtatttttatagtagtgtccaaaaagtatatttcttgcatagattggttcattgttaggttgatggtagggtgaaagtcattgaatgtctggtggaaggtgtctagggtctgttgaccatgtgtcctcTTGGAGGATTTCCTGAGGCGCTCCCCCTGCTGTTGTAAGTGTCAGGGTGCTGCCAGTGAGTCAAGGCATTTTCCAGGTACAGGAAGAGATGAATGGCCCTCTTCCTTTGAATGGCCACTACAGTTATTGGCACCTCTGACAACGTTCCTCAGCTTTAGGGCCAATCCTTGATATATGTGGGAGCTGGATAAGGGTCAGTACTGGGGCCTTTCTGAGGTTGGTGTAATGAGCTTCTGCCTCGTTGGCCTAATGATACCCCCCCACCCTGAAATATTCCATGTGCAGACATCTAAGTAttcattacaggtaggtagccatgttggtctgctgtagtgggggggggggaattcttccAGTTGCATCTTAGAGACAAACTaatttattcttggtatgagctttcatgtgcatgcacttcttcagatacactgagcgATGGATGAGATGTAATGGCGAATGTCTGCATGTGTCTGTGATGAATAGACTATCACAagagtctatcacaagagaccaaggccctgcgggatttggcatctttctgcagggcctgcaagacggagctgttccacctggcctttggttggtttctgtttgatatttatgcttcattcttttattgatgggttatttgaaaaggagactgcagttttaatattgaatttttaaatttgtattttaatctgttattttaaattgattgtgtttatgtttttgctgtgattttaattagtgttagccgccctgagcccggtttttggctgggaagggcggggtataaaaatttattattattattattattattattattattgaacatgGACTGCTCTTGTTGCCATCCCAATGTAGCTTGCAACAACAATGCTGCATGTAAATTCTACCTGGAAAGGTGTAAGACCCACAATTccctgaaatgaaaaagatgttcaaaacaatgtttgtaaaaaaaacaacccagaagcctttctctCGGGAATTATAGtggcagaactacctaaattgcaTATAAacttgttcatgtatgcgactacagtgggaagaatgttacttgcccaaaaatggaaagaaggaatcccagcaaaggaagaatggacacaaaaacttgtggaatatacAGAAaaggcaaaacttaccggaagaataagaaatcaagataacaaactttttataaaagagcggaaatgatttattgaatatttacaaataaattgtaaacgataaaaacactggcagggttattgtaataacctgcagttacatatttaaagaagataaacaatgagtaagttaagtgaatttggatatgtagaagatatttaaaaaaaaaaaattaaggaaccgtagaagagggggaaggaagtcaagttttaaaatgtcaaaattatTGTAAAATCAGGGAAATGTATATATATGaaaagtataattttttttaaaaaagacccgcAATTCCCAAATGTTCTGATTGACATATTGCTACCCCTCCTAATTACTAATTACCACTGGTGTTTGTGAGGCGGGATTTTCTTGCTCTTTCGCAGGTTCTCCCTTCTTTGCTTTTTAGAGAGGTTGAATATTTGTCATGACAAATAACAGTCAAAGGCTTAATAGTCCACTCTGCTTTGGATTTCGGttgccttcctttttatttttcctctgaCCGGGGAACCTAGCTTCTTGCAAAGGAAACTCGGGTTAAGGGACTTGCTCTCAAGTGAGCCCCAATTTCTTTGGGCATCAACACACAAAGGGTTTTAGGCAAATCACTCAATCAGGTGAGGTCACCAGACCGAAAGGATTTGATGAAGGAGGCGGAACCTGTGGATCGGGGCCACATGCCTTGGCTGGGTCGTATCAAATGGTCTGCCTCTCCTACTCAGTTTGACTTCCTTTGGATTCAAACCTGGAGCTGCCACCACAGGCTAAGGAGCTCAAACAGTATTCAATTAACCCCCAGTTtaaggggaaaacacacacaacactcaCACAGCAAAGAATTCTCTTGTATGAAGTAAGTTTACAGCGTTTTTTCACATTCACTTAAGAGGGTTTGTCCACAGCGTGTGTTCCCAGATGCACAGTCAGCCATTCACTTCCTCTAAAGCTTTCTCCACACGCCGTCCATTGATCGGTTTCTTCCTTGGTGGGGTTTCTTTTGTGTAAGTAAGGTGGTAATTGCGActaaagctttttccacactccaaacatttaaagggtttttcccctgtgtgggGTGTCTCCGCGTGTGCAGCAAGGCCTCCACTCTggcaaaagctctttccacactccatgcacttGTGAGGTTTCACTCCTGTGTGGGTTCTATGATGCACAGTTAGGTCACATGTTCCTATGGAAGCTCtgccacactccatgcatttaaacggTTTTGCCCACGTGTCGTTCTTCGATGTGCAGCAAGGCCTCCGCTCTggctaaagctctttccacactccatacatttgtaCGGTTCactcctgtgtgggttctctggtgCTCAGTAAGGTCACCAGTCTCacggaagcttttcccacactcaaTGCATATAAACGATTTATTCCATGTGTGTGTTCTTTGATGCGCAGTAAGGCTTTTACCATGTTTGAAACTCTTTtcacataccatacatttaaacggTTTCTCCCTGTGTGGGGTTCTCTGATGTAAAGTAAGATGGTCACGTCGACTGAAGCTCTGTCCACCCTCCATGCatgtaaatggtttctcccctgtgtgagttctttggtgCACATTTAGATCCCCAccgcgactgaagctctttccacattctaaacATTTATATGCTTTCTCCTCTGTGTGGATGCCGTAACATGTATTAGATTGTGATTGATACTTATACGGTTCACCACGTACTGGACAggtcttcctgctgttccttctGATCCTGTGAATCAGAGTTAGACGGACATCAATGTCCGGAGTTGTGGAGGATCTCTCTTCCCCATTCATTGACTTTTGGGGTGCTTCTTGATTGGCAAACATCTCTTTCCATGCTTCATTCTCTGATGTCACCATGGATACCTCACCATTATTCTCATTATTCTGGCCTATTACctgttttgggggagggaagaaaaagaaaatgtgtttcAATTGCAAGGCAAAAGCAGATTCTCCTTATGGATCGagcttgttagagatttcaagtgcctacgtgcagaaagtcagcttttcatctgtagcaattaccagttggcagaaagccaagatctgctctctctccagacccttagcaacgacctgtgattggtcaatgagttcctaaagaatgagctctgtgtgagagctgtgtgttgggttggttggttgttggttgttagtggtgtactgaaggttgagagagagacagagaggagaggattttatgtttgtttcttttatttgtaaagtctgtacatagtaacttatggatactagttgcttcaataaatactgtatatagttatccaagtgagtttgctgagttcctgtgttgtgctgtccagttaatgctcaacagccagaagcttccagaaaacctgcggtttcactctgctgtgtccaggactacgttatattcctgacactaaatcttaagagagcCCAGTTCTCTGCTTCTCCGATTCTATCGTTTTCAAGCgtctcccttccttctccccaaGCCCTGCTGAATCTGAGGTTAGCTTCTGCATATGCTACAGTCTCAGGACAACCGCACAAGTCCTTTCCTGCTCCACCTCCCTCTTGCTGTTGTTgggagaaattttaaaaagagaggttcATAGACTGGAGGTATCCCTCTCAGAAACCCAAGAGGACACTTGATATGGTTAGTCAGCAGGTCAATGAAaatatttaaagccctaaacggcctcggtccaatatacctgaaggagcgtctctacccccatcgttgt is from Lacerta agilis isolate rLacAgi1 chromosome 2, rLacAgi1.pri, whole genome shotgun sequence and encodes:
- the LOC117042237 gene encoding oocyte zinc finger protein XlCOF19-like isoform X2, which gives rise to MGTWSLCVIGQNNENNGEVSMVTSENEAWKEMFANQEAPQKSMNGEERSSTTPDIDVRLTLIHRIRRNSRKTCPVRGEPYKYQSQSNTCYGIHTEEKAYKCLECGKSFSRGGDLNVHQRTHTGEKPFTCMEGGQSFSRRDHLTLHQRTPHREKPFKCMVCEKSFKHGKSLTAHQRTHTWNKSFICIECGKSFRETGDLTEHQRTHTGVNRTNVWSVERALARAEALLHIEERHVGKTV